A genomic segment from Leptolyngbyaceae cyanobacterium encodes:
- a CDS encoding PqqD family protein — translation MNHFLKFRVNAPKVVHETIDGEVVLVNLEKGDYFSLVKAGADIWNGLTRGLSRGEVGLKIIQRYEGDRETIEKTVNDFIEQLQKEELIVVDTGNEISNNNISSAQTQAIPNAEKLPFEPPSLQKYTDMEELLALDPIHEVDEQMGWPSAKIKD, via the coding sequence ATGAATCATTTTTTAAAATTCAGGGTTAATGCGCCTAAGGTTGTTCACGAAACAATAGATGGTGAAGTCGTACTAGTTAATTTGGAAAAGGGAGATTATTTTAGTTTAGTGAAAGCTGGAGCCGATATTTGGAATGGCCTGACAAGAGGACTTTCTAGAGGCGAGGTTGGATTGAAAATAATTCAGCGCTACGAAGGCGATCGCGAAACAATAGAGAAGACTGTCAACGATTTTATCGAACAATTACAAAAGGAAGAACTGATTGTTGTTGACACGGGAAATGAGATAAGTAACAACAATATATCTAGCGCTCAAACCCAAGCAATTCCTAACGCAGAAAAATTACCTTTTGAGCCGCCAAGCTTGCAAAAATACACGGATATGGAAGAATTGCTGGCTTTAGATCCGATCCATGAAGTTGACGAGCAAATGGGTTGGCCTAGTGCCAAGATTAAAGATTAA
- a CDS encoding glycosyltransferase family A protein, whose amino-acid sequence MQNSPLVSVIIPVYNCDRYLAEAIESVLNQTYQPIETIIVNDGSTDRSAEIAQKFSASVRYYYQPQSGAGAARNYGTDVAQGNFFAFLDADDFWVQDKLIRQMQVLENEPEIDMVFGHIQQFHSPELDETVKNKIHCPPGLMAGYHPGTMLVKRETFERVGKFETHLQMGEFISWYSLATDLGIRAKMLPELLMWRRLHETNLGIRQRESRTDYVRLIKASLDRRRAKN is encoded by the coding sequence ATGCAAAATTCTCCGTTAGTTAGTGTCATCATACCCGTTTATAATTGCGATCGCTATCTAGCAGAAGCGATCGAAAGCGTACTCAATCAAACTTATCAACCAATTGAAACTATTATAGTAAACGATGGTTCAACCGATCGCAGTGCAGAGATAGCTCAAAAATTTTCTGCATCTGTCAGATATTATTACCAACCTCAAAGCGGTGCAGGTGCGGCGAGAAATTACGGTACAGATGTAGCGCAAGGAAATTTTTTCGCCTTTCTTGATGCTGATGACTTTTGGGTACAGGATAAATTAATCCGGCAAATGCAAGTATTGGAAAATGAACCAGAAATTGATATGGTTTTCGGACATATTCAACAGTTTCACAGTCCAGAATTGGATGAAACAGTTAAAAATAAGATCCACTGTCCGCCTGGATTAATGGCAGGATACCATCCGGGAACTATGTTAGTCAAAAGGGAAACTTTTGAGCGAGTAGGAAAATTTGAAACTCACTTGCAAATGGGAGAATTCATCAGTTGGTATTCACTGGCAACTGACTTAGGAATTCGGGCAAAAATGTTACCAGAATTGTTGATGTGGCGGCGTTTACATGAAACAAATCTAGGGATTCGTCAGCGTGAATCGCGGACAGATTACGTGCGTCTGATTAAAGCCTCATTGGATAGGCGACGTGCGAAGAATTAG
- a CDS encoding serine kinase, with the protein MRIPNTLGNSDNLSETEQRNPLDFFNNVYELYEKAEVSAGGCIDRFYCIAGFKIRLRFAGAALIPYMTPALAHLETEPFSDPALTVCLWDSASTNTVMPPPPWQRNDYHPKRGEIKGFNTDRIHTSFQWGAYALSLLDRDRNLGIYWVDSIKQIPYWETGACLRTIFHIWMSQHQIQLVHAGAVGLPSGGVLLVGKGGSGKSTTALACLNSEFFYASDDYSLITAEPKPTAFSIYSTGKKNADDIERLPFLAAAISNRDRLDSEKAVYFLNDYFPNKIISTFPLRALLIPRITGKPNTTLTPTSTATGLAALVPSTIMQLSGAGKEACEIMTNVVNQLQCYYLELGTDIEQIPQVIFEFLSQNK; encoded by the coding sequence GTGAGGATTCCAAATACTTTGGGAAATTCAGATAATTTAAGCGAAACTGAGCAGAGAAACCCTCTCGATTTTTTCAACAATGTTTATGAATTATATGAAAAAGCCGAAGTTTCGGCGGGGGGTTGTATTGACCGTTTTTATTGTATAGCTGGGTTTAAAATTCGGTTGCGTTTTGCTGGTGCCGCCTTAATTCCGTACATGACTCCGGCTTTAGCACACTTAGAAACAGAACCATTTTCAGATCCAGCACTTACAGTTTGTTTGTGGGATAGCGCCTCGACAAATACGGTAATGCCACCTCCACCTTGGCAGAGAAACGATTATCATCCCAAACGCGGAGAAATTAAGGGTTTCAATACCGATCGCATTCATACCAGTTTCCAATGGGGTGCGTATGCGTTAAGTCTTTTAGATCGCGATCGCAATTTAGGCATCTATTGGGTTGATAGTATAAAACAAATTCCTTATTGGGAAACAGGTGCTTGTCTGCGAACTATTTTTCACATCTGGATGAGTCAGCACCAAATTCAATTAGTTCATGCAGGTGCAGTAGGTTTGCCGAGTGGTGGCGTGTTGCTAGTTGGTAAAGGAGGATCGGGAAAATCGACTACTGCTTTAGCTTGTTTGAATTCAGAATTTTTCTATGCTAGTGATGATTATAGTTTAATCACTGCCGAACCAAAACCCACCGCTTTTAGTATTTACAGTACAGGCAAAAAAAATGCCGATGATATCGAAAGATTACCGTTTTTGGCGGCAGCAATTAGCAATCGCGATCGCTTAGACTCCGAAAAAGCCGTTTATTTTTTAAACGACTATTTTCCTAATAAAATTATATCGACTTTCCCTCTTCGCGCCCTTCTAATTCCCCGCATTACCGGAAAACCGAATACCACATTAACACCCACATCCACAGCTACCGGATTGGCAGCATTGGTTCCGAGTACCATCATGCAGTTGTCTGGCGCGGGAAAGGAAGCGTGTGAAATTATGACGAACGTAGTAAATCAATTACAGTGTTATTATCTAGAACTCGGTACGGATATAGAGCAAATCCCGCAGGTGATTTTCGAGTTTCTTTCTCAAAACAAATGA